From the Candidatus Eremiobacterota bacterium genome, the window CCAGTTGTATCTGGGTTCTCACTTTCTCCATGGGTATCACCTCATGTACATAATAACATCATAATGTAATGGTGTCAATCGATTATCTTTTAAGAAGGTGCGACGGTGCCATCTCTGTCAGTGAAGCCGCCGAAGCGGCTCTCGGGGGAGAATTTCATTTGAAGGGCAAGCAGGCCACTTTTTTTCAGTGCCGGCCCTTTGAGAAAGCCCGGGCGGGGCGCCGGTTACTCTGTCGTGAGGCTGTCCAGCTCCTTATCCGTGAATCCCGTGAGCTTCTTCACCGTCTCTCTGCTGAAGCCCTCCTTGAACATGTGTGCGGCGGTTTCAAGCTTGCCTTCCAGCCTGCCTTTCAGCCTGCCTTCCTTGCGGCCCAGCTTTCTCCCGATTCTCTCTGCCGAGGTCACGTAAGCCATGTTCTTCTCCTTCTCATATCTTTTCGGTATAATCCTGCAGCTTTACCGACGGAAACTCAAAGAGATGCCGGCAGCGGTAGATGAAAAGGCGCTCTTCAAAGCCTCTCACCTCAACATTGAAGGGCTTAACAATCTATGGAGGGCTGCCAGGACGGGGTGGCTACCACCAGAGCCACCAGGGAATGAGAAAGATCTTCCTCTCTCCCAGTTGCTCCTCCTTGAGCTCGCCGCGGTAGAGAAAGATACCATAGAGCGACTCGGGGAACTGCTCGAAGAAAGCTTTGAAATTTCTCAGTTTTTCTCTCGGCAGATTTTTCCCGTAGTCTATCTCTACGGGAAATAGGTGAGCTCCTGCCGAGACCACCAGATCTATTTCATGCCCGTCGTAATCCCTCCAGAAATAACAATTCTTTCTGGCAAGACGATTCCTGTTTTCAGCCTCAAAGGATTTCAGCATGATGTTCTCAAAAAGAAATCCCCCCACGGGGCCGTGAATATGCTCCCGCTCCGTTCGTTTTACAAGCATATTGGCTATCCCGACATCGAAGAAATACACTTTGCTGCTCTTGACAGATCTTTTTCTTACCCGCGGGACCATCGGGGCAAGAATATTCAGCACAAAGGTGTCTTCCAGAATGGAGATATACTTCTTGAGAGTATTATAGGCAATACCGAGATCGGAAGACAGAGAGCTCAGGTTGAGGAGAGAGCCGATCTCGTATGAGATCGTTTTCAGGACGCTCACGTAACTGTTCAGATCCCCGATCTCCTGCATCGCGCGAATATCGCGCTCCAGATAGGTTTCTATCATGCTCTGGAGGCGCAGGAGCTTCTCTGCCGGCGTATCTGCCGCATATACCGCGGGGAGGCAGCCTTCAAGAAGTATCCGTTCAAGAAGATTTTCAAGCTCCGCTTTGTGGCTGTAGAGAAGGGACTGGCGGGAGATAAAATCTTTCATAGGGTGAGTCCCGCCCAGAATGTCCCACAATGGCGGGGGAAGGGCGAGCCCCCATGCTGATTTAATGATCTCCCGTAATGACAGCGGGAAAAGCCTGAGAAAGGTAATCCTGCCGGCCAGGCTTTCGGCGGAGCCCAATCTCAGCTCCGGTGACGATGAGCCTGAAAGTACCAGCCTGAGGTTTTCACAATGCCTGTCATAAACGAGCTTGAGCCAATCAAATATGAGAGGGACCTTCTGCACCTCATCAATAATTATCAAGACCGGCTTGTCGCCAGGAAACGGCATCCCTGTTCTTCTCTCTATCTCCCTCTCCAGGTGCTTCGCATCCCGGTAGAGCTCAGCCCTCAGAAGGGGATCGTCAAAAGTGAAATAAAAAATCATGGCTCCGGCGACCGGCCCTTTGGCGGCAATCAGCTCCTGCAGCTTGAGAAGCATAGTAGTCTTGCCTACCTGCCTGGCGCCGATGACGGCGGTGATGAGGCCGGTTTCCATTCTTTCAAGAACAATGGGTTCTAAATCCCTTTGGATATAAGGTTTCATGGCGATTTTAAAATATCTATCAAGCCTTTAATAAATAATAGCATATTTTTTGTCAACATTCAATGGATTCTGGTGGTGGGCACTAAGGACAAAATCAATAGGTGGATCTCAGAAGGATCGTTTAGAATGAGTGAGCGAAGTGGCTGGGATACAAAGCCGCCGAAGCGGCTCTCGGGATATGGGTGGCTTCAATGGCACGGGGTTCTTATTTGCCTTCCTCTTGACATCTATTTACTTCAATACTTAAAATATTATATAGATACCATACTTCATATAGGAGGCACCATCATGGCACTGAAACCTGTCACTCACAGGGAGAATTGTATGTGCCCTGCCTGTCGTTCATCGAGAGGCGAGAAGTGGGCCACAAAGAAACGATTCACCACAAGCATAAATCCTCTTCTCATTGACCACATGCAGAGCTGGGCCAGGCTCCATAATACCTCTCTGGCGGGAGCCAGCGAAAAGGCTTTGACTGATTTTCTTGAAAGGGAACAGCAGGCTCATTTCCTTGATTTCGCTCTTCAAGTGAAAGGGCCTCTCGCTCCTGAACAGGCAGAGAAAATAAAGAGACTCCTCGGTAAACTCCCCGATGAACAAGGAATCAGGATTTACCGTGACGAGGAAATCGATGAATGGAAAGAAGCGGACCGGTTACCCCCGGAGCTCAAAGAGAAGCTTGAGGCGATGAAAAAACTGCCGATAGAAGAGCAGAGAGCATTGTTTAATGGCCTGGCGGAGAGACTGCAGAAAGACTGGAATAAGAAATGAGGTTCTTTTTTGATGCAGACTGCCTTTTTTCTGCGGTGATTTCTCCTGCGGGAGGGGCAGGTGAGCTTTTACACCGCGCTTATGAAGGTGCAATCGATATTGTCATAACAGATGAGGTATTTCATGAAGCTCTCAGGAATCTTCTCAGTGGAGCGTGAATATAGGGATCAAGAAGACGGAAAATCTCGGCAATCCTCTCTTTGACTGTTTCTTCGCCTTTCTCTGCAGGTATGATGCTGTACGGATTTCGTCAGGCCACTTTGTACCTCATGACCGGCACGGATATCACTTTTTCGATATGGTCCTTATCGGCAAGCATCCGCTCTATGTTCATCAGCACCCTGCCGTCATAGTATTCCTCTCCGCATTGAGGGCAGACGAAGACGGGAACATCTTCAATGATATGCCATTCACCATTCCATTGTTTATGAAGAGTGGTCTTTTTCTCAACAAATTCGCTTTCGCATCTGCAGAGGGGCGTCATGATGCTATTTCCTCCTTTTTCTGCACTCAATCCATTCGGCGGGGCAGGGAATATACACCGTGATTACACAGGCTTTTCCTCCTTTGAAACCGCAGCATATATGAATTGCTCTGCCGCTTTTTGAGGATCCAAGGAAAAGCAGCTGTGGCCCCTGGGATCATCGGGGTAATCTTCTATCATTTCCCCGCTTATCAGGGCTTCCCATATCTCGATTATGGTGAGGGTATCTGTTTCAGCTTCTTTCCTGGCATGAGCGGTGAGGTAGAAATTTTGCTCGGCAAAGTGCGCTTTTATTGTCTCAAAGAAGGTGCTGTCTTCCATCAACCCTCCGCCCGGCGGCCTCTTCTCTCTCAATACTACCACATTTCCTCTCAAATTTCAAAATGCGGGAGGCTCCCGGCTCAGCCGCAGCCCTTCACTGTCGAGCTCTGCTCGAGGAGATACCTTCATCGGTGGAGAAGATGACGGTGCCGTCTCTGTCGGTGAAGCCGCCGAAGGGGCTCTCGGGGGAGAACTATGAATTGAAGGGCATGCAGGCCACCTTGTTTTTCAGTGCCGGCGCTTTGAGGAAGCCTGGGTACCGGTTACTCTGTCGTGATGCGGTCCAGCTCCTTGTCCGTGAGGCCCGTGAGCTTCTTCACCGTCTCTTTGCTGAAGCCTTCCCTGAACATGTTTGCCGCGGTTTCAAGCTTTCCTTCAAGCCTGCCTTTCAGCAGGCCTTCCTTGCGGCCCTGCTTTCTTCCGATTCTCTCTGCGGAAGTTACGTACGCCATATTCTTCTCCTTCTCATATCTTTTCATGTCTTCATTATACTCTATCTCAAGGGGCTCTGGTAAGACATTTCCGTGAAGAGGTGGCTGTCACGGGAAGATCCGTCAGGAGGGTCCCCTTCATGTTCAAAGGCCATGAAACCTGGTAATGAGAGGGTTTGGCCGCCAAAGTACAGATTTGTGCACAGGAGTATCTCTCGGGGGAGATCTCCGGATCATGCCCTGAGATCTGAAAAGCCTCTCACCTCAACATGAAATATCCATCACTTATGAAGGCGTATCTAGGGACCTGCAGCGGTGGATAACCTTCCCGGGCCGGTGGCATAATCCCGGGCACAACGGAAGGGCTTCTTGCACATACATATTATGACGGGATTTTGGGGTGTGAGGGAGCCAGCCGTCAAAGACATGGCCGTTTTTCTTGAGAAAAATTTCTGCAAATTTTTATGCCTCTGTCTTCTCCCCTCCTTTGCGCCGCCGCCCGCCCTCTTTTTTCTGCGCTGGCTGCATTTTTCGGGGCTTATGGCGGAAAAATCGCACTTTGGTGCTTTCCTGTCATTGGGGAGGCATCTGGTGATGGGCTCGAACATCAACAATGATAAGCTTTTCTGCAGACTGACACTTTGACTTGTTATTATTAATCTTGTATAATATTATAAGGGATACAAAAGTATCTAAAAAATCTGCCAAAAATCATGAAAGGAGGACTATTGTGAATACCGGCGTGATCCGCGAGTATCCTGGCTACGAGGCCGTCATGGAGGGCGGGCAGGTCTTCAGGGCACTTCCCGGCCTCCCGCTGGTCACGTACGGCGCCGACGAGGTGCTCTCGCGCTCGAATTGTCGCCATATCTTTCGCGATCTCACCGCGGAGGTCCTGGACTGGAACCTCTGGTGCCTCTCCCATGCCGGCACGAAGCTTGATATCCTCATAGGCGAGGCCCTTCTCTCTCTCAACGGGAAGCTCGAGAAGCTCGGCTATGTGAGAGTGTCCGACTTTGTCCGCGAGGAGCTGGGGATCTCGTCCAGGAGCGGCTATGAGCTGATGCGGAACGCGAAGGCCCTTCAGAAGCTCCCCCTCATCAGGGAAGCTCTTGAAAAGGGGCACCTCCGCAAGAGCGCGCTGCGGCATCTTTTCCAGGTAGTGACGCCCGAGACCGAGGCGGAGTGGCTCTCCAAGGCCATGTATTCCACCATAAGAGAACTTGAAGAGGAGGTGAAGAATTTTAAAGCCGGCGCCGGGGAGGCCGGCACAAGGGATGGTTCGGGGGATGCTGAAGGCGGCCCCGAGGGGAGCGGCATCAATGCCTTCGTCGCCAGGAGTGATTACGAGGAGGACACAGGGAGCCTCGCGGTAAGCGCGCGGGTTCCTTTTTCCGTTGCCGCGAAATGGGATCGGGCCCTCGAGGTCTTCCGCAGGATCGAGGAGGCGGAGCTCCCTTCGGAGAGCTTCGTGGAGGCCCTTCTTGCGGAGTTCGCCGCTTCGGCGCCGCTCGGGGGTATCGGGGATCCTGGCACAACGGTGCAGTCTCCGGAGGATTCCGATTCCGGGACAGGGAAGCCTGAGGCTCGGGAGGCCGCGGGAGCTTCTCTCTGCCGCTCGCAGGGGAAAGACTCCCAGGGAGCCTGCGTCACCCACGGCGAGGGGGCATACTCTCGGAATAGCCTTGATGCTTCCGGCACCAAGGAGAACGGAACCGATCCCGCCATCGAGAAGAAAGCCCTTCTCCTTGGCGCCCTGGCGGGTGCCATCGGCTCCCTCGATGACGAGGCCTCCTTCGGCGAGCGGGACAAGGAGCTTGCCCGCCAGGTCCACAAGGATCTCGAAGAGGTGTCGCACCTCTGGGAGTTTTTGCCCTGGAAACCTGTCACGGTGGAGCTTCCTTCGGAGTTTCAGGCTCCCGGGAACCACAGGCCTGATGCCGATACCGCCGTCACTCCCGACAGCACCCTTGTGCGTCCTCCCGCCGATCCCTTCGAGACGGTCGCCCGCCTCCGGAAGATGGCTTCCCTGCGCCACTCCCTCTCCTTCTACCAGGGGAGGCTCCTGCGGACTCTCAACAATTTCGGCCTCTACAAGGACATGCTCTTCCTCTCCCTGGGCCACTACACCAGGGAGCGCCTCGGGATGTCCCGCAGCGCCGCATATTCCTTAATCAAATTAGAAAGGTGGTATCTGGAATATCCCGATATGCTGGACCTCGTGCAGGCGGGGAAGCTCACCCCCGAGCAGGCGCGCCTTCTTTCAAAGGTCTTCAATGAGGGGACCAGGGTCCAGGGGGCGTGGCTCTCTTACGCCCAGGAGGTTCCGGTGGCCACCCTCATGCTGGCCGTCGAGGGATTCCTCCGCTTCGCGAAGAGGGCTGTCCACAAGAAATGGGACATCGCTCCCGAGGCCTTCGAGGTGGCCGTCACGGGGAGATCCGTCAAGAGGGTCCCCGCCCCTCCTTCAAATGCCACGGAACCCAGTGGAGACGAGGGTTTGGATATCGGAATCCAACTTTGTGCACAGCAAAAAACCATGGAAGGAGGAGGTAATTCCGGGGTCCCCGCCGTCATCTGGAAGGTCACCGAAGGCGGTGAGCACCCTGAGCTCCCTGAGATTCTCTCGATACTCTCGGGGGACCCCCACAAAGACGGAACCTTCGGGTCAAACCCCCAGGCCCTCATCCGCTTCTTCCTGAAAAGGGATCTCATCCCTCTCTGGAACCACGCCGTGAGGCTCTGGGGCGGAGAGGACCTTGCCCTCTTCATCGAGGCCCTCCTTGACGCATTCCTCTCCGCATGGGACCACCCCGAAAAAAGGGACCTCCACAGCCGCGTCCTCGCCCGGGACCACTACCAGTGCCAGGCTCCCGGCTGCCGGTGCCGGCGCAATCTCAACGCGCACCACATCAAATACCGCTCCCATGGCGGCCCCACGACCGAGGGCAATCTCCTCACCCTCTGCATGGCCCACCACCTTCGGTGCCTCCACGAGGGCCACCTCATCATCAGGGGCACGGCTCCTCACAGCCTCACCTTCATCTTCCCCCGGGGCAGGTGATTCAGATGCTGACCTGCCCGCCACCGTGGGGACCTGCGATGGCGACGATGACGAGCCGGTTATCCAGAAAGGGCTCGGGAAGATCGGGACTCTATTCTGTTGCCTTGTATTATAAAATTGTTGCCATTCTCACCCTGAATAGCGCATACAAGATAAAAGAATGGATGGTCCTTGTCTATTGTCAAAGCAGGGTGGCTTTAATGATATCCGTAACCACTACTCCAGTAATCTCGTGAACCACAAAGGAGGAGAGGGGTCCGCGAAAATCTGCTGCCCCTCCCTGAATATCGAGATACTTCGAAATGGCCTGCCGAGGTCGCTGTTGTCGAATACATATACGAGTGGAAGTTCGCTGAGTGCCGCTTTGAGGTTCGCCAAGGTGCGGGGAAAACACGAGCGCAGCTTTTCGGAGGGCACCTCATGCCCGCCCTGCGAAACCCTCATGGCGACACGGGTTTCGGAAAGGTCGGGATCGGCCAGGCCGATAAAGCACAGCACGACAGTATGTCCTGCTTTTGACGCCTCTTTCAGGAATTTCAGTTTCTCGCCTGCCGGATCTGAAAAGACTGTCTCAAAGGCAAAGCTCTCTCCCGCACAGAGAAGCCGGCGCCTCAGGGCATCAGCCATTTTTGCCGCAGTGTAGGCATCGGTGCCCAATTCTCTTGCGAGCGCATCGGGATCGATGAACCTGAGGGCGGCCGGCGCGATATGGGAGTGAAAAAATGTTGATTTGCCCGCGCCATTGGGACCTGCGATGGCGACGATGACGGGCCGGTTATCCAGCTCGGGGAGCTCCATCAGTCCGCGGGGAGGAACTGCCGGTTGACAAACTTTCCTACGGTGCGGCTGCCGTCCTCTTCTATCCGGACGATCAGGCCGGGTCTGCCTGGTGCCTGCTCGTAATGAGGATAAGGCAGGTGCTGCAGGTAATCCCGGACTCTGCGGCGGCCCTCTTCGCTATCGACGGAATCTATGCATTGGGAGAGAGGCCTGAGGCGTCCAGCGCGTCGGAGCGCCATTACCTGCGCTCCATAGAGCAGAGGCTCAAGAGCCTGTCCCAGATGGGCCCAGAATTCAATCTGGCCGGCGATGGAGCGATCCTCGATTTCAGCGGCCAGCCGGGCTTCCAATATAAGCTTATCGGAGATTCTCACTGGCTGTCCCATACTCTTATTGTAGCATTTTGCTACATAATGTCAAGCCTCCTCCTTGAGGCGCTCACATCAGATTTTCACGGGCTTTGTGGCTCTTCAGCTAAAAGAGGAAGGGGCCTCCCGCGATATTATTCCGAGCCGGTCAAGGTCGGCGTCGGAGAGGGCGGTGGCCTTCTTGATGGTCTCCCTGTCGAAGCCGAGGTCTTTCATGCGGGTGGCTGTGTCGGCCCTGGCCCGGGTTACGCCCTCTTCAAAGCCTTTCTCGATGCCCTTCGCGATATGCTGAGCCATGACCTCAGCGAAGCCCTGAGCAAAGCCCTCTTTATAGCCCTCCATAATGCCCTCGGCCATACCTTCTTCCCGGGCAAGAGCAAGCTTTGTCGCCTCCATAAGCTCCGCTTTCTCATGGAAATGCCGCATATTCAGCGCATCGCGGTCGGCATGTGATTTCCTGTTCGCCTTCAATGCCATCTCTATCCCCTCCTCGGCTCTCAGTCCGTGGGAATCAGGCTGGTGAGACTGTCAGCGGCTTTCCGGGGCTTTTCCGCCGGTACCGGCTTTCAGGGCGGCGCTGATGCTGCGGTACTCAAAGACCAGTCTTCTCATTCTGCTTATTTCTTCATTGTCGGAGGGCTTGATGGCCATGCAGAACAGGAAGAACAGGATCTGACGGTCCTGCTCCCTGTCAATCCATTCCCAGGCCTGCTCGCTGACAAGTATTCCCGAGTCAACGGCCCGGCCGACAAGCACCTTCCAGCATTTGTCTCTGGAATGCTTCTTCGTCCTGCCATAAGATTCCATGCATCTGTCCCAAAAAGGCACAAGAAGCTCCGCGAGGAGAGGCACGAGCTTCTCTTCATCGTCTTGCGGGGAGCTCTCAGGCTTCCGGGCGGGATTTTTCTCTCTCTCCTGCTCAAGCTTTCTGAAATCCCTCTGTGCCGCCTTCAGTATCTTCTCCTCCCTGTCTGTGGCCTTCTTCACCCTTGTGGCAATCGGCGATTCCAGGGCAGGGAAGCTCTGCTGCAGAAGCTCAATAAGCCGTGCCTGTTCCATGTGAAATTCGATGTCCTGGTCCTTCAGCTGCATGTTCATCATCATCGACGCCATCAGATAATCAATAGTGGGCGCAATGTGGTCCGGTTTTCTCAAGGCCCTGAGAAAGGCGTATTGTTCGGGTTCGATGGTGACCCATGTGCCGGCAAGGGCTTCGGCGAACTTCAGGGGGTCATAGCGGGGCCCGTCGCGGTCCAGGCAGGCCAGCCTGCAGAGGCCCGCCACATCCCCGGTGGCATTCAGGTAGAGGGTTAAGGCTTTTGTGGCGCCTCTCTGGGAGGGCAAAAAGCTCTTGAGGGTGTTTTTGGTGTATGCGGCGAGAAATTCTTTGTCGATATGAGCCGCGAGAGCCTTCCAGAGGTCCCTGTCATCGCCGCGGAAGAGGCGCTCGCAGATATCGATGAGACGTGAGCCTTCGCAATGGGGCCTGAGCCTCTCTATGAGCCTTTCTGCATCAGTGCACACGGGAGGTGAGAGGAGGACATCCGTGAGCTTCCCGGCCTCTTTTATCACGGCGAGGGCTTGCGCTCTGCTGATGTCACCCGAAGCCATGGCATAAGGCGAAAAGAGGCTCTCAAACAGGATGGCGACGGTGAGCATGGGATAATGGTAGGGGTACCCCTGGGTTTTGTCGTCAAAAACAGTCCTGTAGCCTTCTTCATCGCAGCCGACGGCTTTCAGAATATCGTCTCCCGTCCCGGCTCCTGACCGGTCTTTCCTGTAGAAGTCGAGATCGCGATGCAGCACAAAGGATTCTGCCGTTTCCCCGCTCTTTAAGTCTCCCACTACATGCCATGAGCGCCCAAGGGCATCGGTGCCTGATTCAAGATGCCGCGTGAAGCTTATCCTGGTGCAGAAGCCCAGGTCCTCTTCCTTGATGCCGATGAGAGGGATGCCGGGATAGCCCTGCAGTATCTTCAGCGACTCGTCATAGGCCTTCGCCCAGGCGCCCCTGTCAATCTTTCCGGGTATGCAGTAAAGCTGGATAAACACTCCCATACCTGTTCCTCCTTTCATATATTGTTTACATTATAGCATATAATAAAATAAAAAGTAAACACAATATTGAAAACCAAAACGATGCCCATGGGCTGTCACCAATGCATTAAGATCGTTATTACCGCTTCTGGCACAAAGAGAAATGGTTTTTACCGGATCGAAGCACTTCCATGATTATTTTTGCCGGAAGTATATGCTATACTGTAACCACATCAGTGCAAAGGGAGACTGCCCATGATCGGAGCACGCCTGCTGCAGGCGAGGAGAGCCGCGGGGCTGAGCCTCCGGGAGCTTGCCGCCAGGGCGGAGATCTCGGCGATGGCGCTCTCCAAGTATGAGAGGGATCTCATGTCGCCTGCGCCCGCCTCTCTGGAGAAGCTTGCCCGCGTGCTCTCGGTGGATGCGGATTTTTTTCATTGCCCTCTCAAGATCGCCCTCTCGGAGCCCTCTTTCAGGAAGCGGGGCACCCTGTCCCGGAGGGAGGGTGAGAGAATCACCTTCGCGCTCCGTCAGAGCCTCGAGAGAATGCTTGATCTTGAGCATATTTTCGGCGTTGCCCGCTCGGCGTTCTTCAGCTTGCCCCCGGCGGTCACAAGGGAGGTCAGGAGCCTCGAGGATGTCGAGCTGAGGGCCGATTCGCTCCGCCAGCACTGGAATCTCGGTGCGGCGCCGCTGGAAAGTGTCGCCTCCATAATGGAGGAGCATGGGATCAAGGTTTTTGTCTCTGATGCGCCTGAAGGGGTTGACGGGTTCTCGTGCAGGGCGAGGGGCGGCTGGGTAAATGCCAGGGAGGCCCCGGTGATCGTGATAAGCAGCAGGCTCCCCGGTGACCGTCAGCGCTTCAGCATGCTTCATGAGCTTGGCCACCTTGTACTTGATACCGCTGTGGACATAGACAGAGAAAAGGCCTGCCACCGCTTTGCGGGGGCGTTTCTCGTCCCGCGGGAGGCCGCCCTGAGGGAGCTCGGGGTAAGGCGCTCGCGGTTGAGCTTCTATGAGCTGAAGATTCTGAAGCAGAAATATGGAATAAGCATGCAGGCCCTGGTATACCGGGCCGCGGACCTGGCGGTGATCAGCAGGACCATGGCGCAGGGGCTTTTTACTGCAATGAGCAGGCGCGGGTGGAAGAAAAAGGAGCCCTGCGAGATCGGAAGGGAGGAGCCCCGTCGCTATAAGCTTCTGCTCTTCCAGGCCGTCGTGGAGGGGCTGATTACCAGGCAGCAGGCCCTGGAGTATCTCGGGGAGCCCGTGGAAGAGACGAGGCACGAGCTTGAGGCGGAGTGGGTCTTTGAGGAGCTCTCCGAGCTTCTCCAGGATGACTTCCCAGATCTTGACAGAGCCGGCTTTGAGCAGTAAGGGGAGCCCTTGCATGGGAATTCCTTTTTCCCGCCTCTGTGCGGCGCGCTACTCCACGATATAGGGGTTGTTCAGCACGTCCTCAATGCTTTCGGGGCCTTTCCGGTAAGGCTTGATCCAGGTGAGGCGCCTCTTTTCTTCGGATGTGAAGGCTACAGGCTCCCAGCCCCGGCGTTCAGGCCCTCGAGAGCCTCTCCCAGTCCAGTGAGGTCATCGAGCGTGTGGGGATGGCTCCTCAGGTCGTCACTGCACTCAGTGGTGAGCCTTGCGATGAAGGGGATGCCGGTCTCAAGGGCGGCGCGGCGGTCGCTGTCGCCGTCTCCTATGAAGACTACCTCGTCGGGTTGGTAGTGGTGACGCTCCAGGATGCTCCTTATAAGGGCGGGCTTCTTTGCCGGCGAGCCGGCGACCTCGAGGAAATACTTCTGGAGCCCCCGCTCCCTTACTATCATCTGAAGCTCTTCTTCAGGCGTTCCCGAGGCCACGAAGAAGGCATACTTCCCGTGGAAGCGCTCCAGGAACTCAAGGGCGCCGGGCACGAAGGGCGCCGTGAAGACCTTCTCCTTGACAAAGACGGCAAACCTCTCCCCCAGGGTCTTTTCAATCTCTTCTGTGTAAGGCTTCTTGAGAAGCTTTTCGTAGATATAGCGGAACTTCACATATCGTGAGATCCCCACATTTTCCTTGTGGTAGGTGACAATATGCTCCGCGTGCTCCGGGCAGAGGTCGCCTGACAGATCGCGGAAGGCTTCGGTCTTTATCTCCGCCGATTCCAGGATGACGCCGTCAAAATCGAAGATGACGGCGCGGATCACGGCTTCACCTTTTTCCGGGCTCCAAGGCCTTCCAGGAGGTTCTTCACCGCCGCAATCTCCATCTGGACGCGGCACTCCATGGCGTATGAGCCGATGTGAGGCGTGAGGATCACCTGCTCGAGCTCCTTGAGGGGCCCTGTGTAAGGCTCGTCGGGGAACACGTCAAGGGCTGCCCCTGCGAGGTGCCCTTCCTTAAGGAGCGCCGCCAGGGCTCCATAGTTCACCGCCTCTCCCCGTGACAGGTTGAGGAGCAGCGCGCCTGCCTTCATAAGCCGGAGCTCCTTCTCGCCGAGGATCCTCTCTTTTGAATCGGCATGGAGGGTGACTATGTCTGACGAGGCGAGGACCTCTTCGAGGGGGAGGCATGTGCAGGCCTTTTCATCGTCCACGCAGGGGTCCGCGTACGATATCTTGCAGCCGAAAGCCATGAGAAGCTCCGCCACTTTTTTCCCTATCTTGCCAAAGCCCACAATCCCCACGTTCCTGCCGTAAAGAAGGTTCCCCATGCACTTCTCCCACTTGCCCTCCCTGAGCCTGCGGTCCATGAATGATATCTTCCTCATGAGGTTGAGCATGAGAGCCACGGTGAGCTCTGCCACGGCGAGGGTGGGGGCGTCGGGGGTGTTAAAGACCCTGATGCCGCAGCGCTCGGCGGCGGTGCAGTCCACGCTGTCAAGGCCCGTGCCTACCCTTGAGATGACCTTGAGCTTCGGGAGCGACGTGATGGCCTTTGCGTCAAGCTTTTCCGTGCCCGCCAGGATGCCCACGGCGTCGCGGGCGAGCTCCACGGCCTCGACGGAGCTCAGCTTCCTCCTGTAGGGGTTCTTTATCACCTCGAAACCGCTTAAGAGCTCAAGCGGCGTCTCATCGTACTCACCGAAGGTGGTGGTGGTGATAACTATCTTTTCCATGGCCCCTCCTCGTCTCTGCGCGCTGCGCAGCCTGCCTTGTGCTTCCCGGTGGAAGAATTATTTGCCGGAGGGAGCGGTCATTCCTCTTTAAAGGGGAGCTTCAGTCTTTTCGGGGAGGCTTTCGCCCTTTTCAGAGGGCTCGCTGAAGACCATGGCAAGCTCAACCTCAAACCCGCCGTCTGTGATGCCCACAGGGGCCTTTTCTTCAGGGGCATAGACAGAAGGCTTCGAGAAGCCTTCTTTTTCC encodes:
- a CDS encoding phosphoglycerate dehydrogenase, whose translation is MEKIVITTTTFGEYDETPLELLSGFEVIKNPYRRKLSSVEAVELARDAVGILAGTEKLDAKAITSLPKLKVISRVGTGLDSVDCTAAERCGIRVFNTPDAPTLAVAELTVALMLNLMRKISFMDRRLREGKWEKCMGNLLYGRNVGIVGFGKIGKKVAELLMAFGCKISYADPCVDDEKACTCLPLEEVLASSDIVTLHADSKERILGEKELRLMKAGALLLNLSRGEAVNYGALAALLKEGHLAGAALDVFPDEPYTGPLKELEQVILTPHIGSYAMECRVQMEIAAVKNLLEGLGARKKVKP